Genomic DNA from Candidatus Zixiibacteriota bacterium:
GGCCAGCTCACGTTTGAACTCGGGCTGGTCTTTTAGTTCGAAATATGCCGTGGTGATCTCTTCTAATATATCGATCAGAACTTCGGGAACGAATCTTCCGCCGTATTCACCAAAATAACCCTCTTTATCCGGTTGAACCTTTACTTGTTTTCTTACCTGCATGATCTTCTCCTCTGTTTTGATTCAAGATTCTTTTCGATACTGAACTGCGCTTTTTCAGAACTTTCGAGCCGCGCGTTATCTTGCACAGGCTGATGCCCAGTTCCGAAGCGATCTGTCTCTGGGAAACACCCTCGTAGAGCATCTCCATCAGACGCCATCGCAACGCGACATCCTGAATCTCGGCGGGAGTGAAGATCTCGCTGAAAAGCTTTTCCATAAGCCCGGGATCATCAACTTCGGCGAAAACTTCAGCTACTCTTTTAACCGGCGAGGTCATCATAACGTAATTCTTCTCTGAGCGGTAACTTTCGGTAAGTACTGTATCTCTCTGTTTCTATGTGTAGAAACAGTATAAAACGAAATCGACTTTTGTCAAGAGTTTTTTTGGGGATAGATAAGCAGATTTACGGGCCTGGGTTATTTACCAGCTCGGTAATTTATTCAGCCCTTTGAGTTGCAGGCAATTAAGGTCAGGATTTGATCTTTTTGGCGATTTCTGCCCCGAATTCCATACATTCGCCCACCGCGGAACCATCGGGTACATACTGCATCGAAAGCCCCTCATGGCCGATTTCCCAGCGCATTTCCTCCATCGCCTCGTTGAGCATCTTGACCCCCTTCGGGCTCCACCCGAACGATCCGAAGGCAGCACCGATTTTACCGCGCAGTTTCAAGCCTTTGGCGTAGGTCAGCATATCGCCCATGGCCGGGACGATATTATTGTTCATGACCGGCGAACCCAGGATGACCGCGCGGGCCTCGAGGGCGTCGGTGATGATATCCGAGCGGTGGTTGATCTTGAGGTCATAGAGATCGACCTTGACATCCTCGGAGGCGATTCCACGTGCGATCGCACGTGCCATCTGGTGCGTTGAACCCCACATGGTTCCATAGATGATAACCGCTTTTTCGACCGTCTCGTGACGGCTCCAGCGATCGTAGGCATCGAATACATAATCCAGATCGGAACGCCAGATGAATCCGTGGTCGACAGCCAGCATATCTATATCGAGTTGGTTTTCCTTTAGCTTGGCCAGAAACTTCTGGGCGATATTGGAAAACGGCAGAAAGATATTGGCGTAATATTTGGCAGTCTGAAAAAGCAGTTCACCCTGCTCGGCCTGATCATCGAAACGCAGGCTGGAGGCATAGTGCTGACCAAATATATCATTGGAAATCAAAAGCTTGTCTTTTTCGATATAGCTAACCATACTCTCCGGCCAGTGCAACATTTTAGAGTCGAAAAACTTGACCGAACGGCTTCCCAGATCCAGGGTGTCGCCTTCTTTGATCGTTTCGATCGGCCAGGAGTCGTTGTGAAACTGGCTGATAAGAGATTCTTTACATTTTTCTGTACAGAGGATTTTCTCCGGCTTGACCAGCTCTATAATCTGAGGCAATGATCCGGAATGGTCCATCTCGGCGTGATTGACAACGATATAATCTATCTTATCAGGCTCCGTGACCGCTTTGATATTGGCGACCAGGTCGCCGGCAAAATCTGATTTGACAGTATCGAACAGGACGGTCTTGTCGTCCTTAATAAGGTAGGCGTTAAAAGTTGTGCCTTTTTCGGTCGAGTAGCCATGAAAATCGCGCAGGCCCCAGTCGACCGCGCCGACCCAGAATATATCCGGCTTTATTTCTACCGGTTTCATCTCGAACTCCCTTCAAAATTCAATCAATCATCGATCGGGGTAAAATCCTCTTTGGGCATATTGCAGTCAGGACAAACCCAGTCCTCGGGAAGATCCTCGAAAGCTGTGCCCGGCGGTATATCGTTTTCGGGGTCGCCAATTGCGGGATCATAGACGTAGTCACAGTAATCACAAGCGTATTTCTTCATATCATAAACCGATTGTAGGCGCGTTTGAATCAGTTCTCTGTGAACACCAGGTCGTCGTATTCCATCTCGAAACGCAGTTTGTGCTTGGCTTCTTCCTGCGCCAGCATCTTGAGCGTTTCGCGCACCGCGACATCATCGGCCTGTTCAGCCAGCGATGAATAGAGCCTGAAAGCGTTCTTTTCGGCTTTCATGGCCAGAATCAGGGCATCCTGAAAATCGATATTGGTAGTCAGCTCGACCTCTTCCAGGTGATCGCCGATTTTCAAATCAAGGATTTTCTGCTCCGATTTATGCAGGGCCTTGCCCTCTTTGGCGGCCATCAGCTTGGCTTTATGGCCGAGTTCTTCTTTGGCAAACCCGGAGAACATATCTTTTACGTGAGGCTTATCAACTTTTTCGGACAATTCGACATAGAAGTCATGTGCCTTTTCTTCCTCGCCGATAGCGAAGTCGAGGATTTCATCAACTGAATTGAATTGCATCGTCACCTCTTTGCTGTATTAAGTCTGTTACTCGCTTTAATATTGTACGCAACCTGGCAGATCGGGCTTTGTTCTAAAACGGTGCAAAACCGGCCGAATCCCAGTAATCGTCACGAAGGCTTTCCTGCTGGTTCAAAAGCGCCTGGTAATGACCCTTTTCCCACTCTGCCAGTTCATCGTAGAATTTACTGACCTCTTCCACCTCAGCTTTTTCAGACTGCTCCTTGTAGAATTTCATGGCGTCCAGTTCGAGTTGGATTCCGATCGAAAGAGCGCTCATCTCCATATGGGCATCTGTCAAACGGGACTTGAGATCATCGGAAAAGATCGGCGACATCCCCGACAGATCGAGCTTGCTTCCGAAATTGATACTGGTATTTGGCTTTCCGGTCTTCAGTATGGAATCATACTGCTCCTTCAAAAAGCGCATATGATCCAGCTCTTCGGAGGCCAGGGTATCAAAAACTTCCTGTCCCTTGGAGTCCTCGGTTGTACGGGCGGCCATCTTGTAAAAACTGTGACCGTCGCGTTCGCCCTTGATTGCCAGTTTTAATCCTTCTAACATTTCTTTTTGCTTATTATCCATAACTTTTACTCAATCGGTGATTCCATTGAAAATTCCTGGAAATCGAAATAATACCCGGTGTTGTTGAGGTAATCGATTTCCGCCTGTACTATCGCTTTGTGACCTTCCTCGATCTTCAGGAAATGCTTGAACATCTTGCCGTCTTCACCGAGCTCATCGACCATCTTCTGATAAAACGCGGAAGTCTCGGTTTCCAGCTCGAGAGCCTTGCGAAGCATTTCCATCTCGGAGCCGTAATCCTCACGAGACATCTCTTTGTCGAGTTTCTTAACCCCGGCTTCGAGTTTATCCTTGGGGGGGACGATCGTGCCCAGTTTTTCGGGGACGATCTTGCCGGTATCCTGCCACTGCTTGAGGCAGTTTTCGAGGTAGTCAATATGGCCCTGTTCCTCTTCTCCCAGGACCTTGTATATTCTTTTGCCGGTATCATCGTTCGAATCACCGGCGGCGCTCATGTAACAGTCACGGACCTTGGTCTCATATTCGAGCGCTGTCTTGATTGCTTCTTCGAGAGTCATCGAATCCTCCGTAAGTATCAGTATATTGTTGCTGATAATATATACCGGGCATCCTGTTTGTCAAACTGAATGCCCGGCATAAGTATCATAAAAAATGTCTCATTAGACTGATTTACTCGCCTTCACCGCCGCCCTTGCGTCCGCCCAGCTCGCGGTCAATAATGTACAGGCCCTGGACCTTGTCGCCCACCATGGTAAGTTTCTGGACGATCTCATCGGTTGAGGACTCTTCCTCGACCTGCTCATCGACGAACCACTGTAAAAAGGAACGGGTGGCATGATCTTTCTCATCCTCGGCCATATCGACCAGTTTGTGGATCAGGCCGGTGACCTTCTGCTCATGCGCAAAGGCATCCTTGAAAACTGCCAGTGGTGATTCCCACTCGGTCGGGGGAGCGTCGATCTGTTTGAGGGTAACCCGGGCACGACGATCGTTTATGAAGCCATAGAATTTCATGGCGTGAAACATCTCTTCCTGTGCCTGAGCTTTCATCCAGCTGCTCATGCCGGTATAGTTGTTATCTTCCAGGTAAGTTGCCATTGAGAGGTACATGTAGGCTGAATACATCTCAGCGTTGATCTGTTCGTTTAAAGCATCGCGCATCTTGTCACTAAGCATTGTCATCTCCTTTTCAGTTTATATACATCGTTTTGTTCTCAATCATATCATGAAAAGAACAAAAACAAATCCCGGAAGTTTCCAAAAGTCGACCAAAATTAACAGTATTTTGTGCGCACAATATCCGGGGAATCATGACTCAGGATAACATCTTAGGAACCATACGGATACATATTCTTCTTAATGACCGAGAAGTCATCCAGAAGCTTGTTGTGCTTCTCTTCATCTGTCATCAGATAATGAATCAGATATTCGGGGACTACCATCTTACGGCCTTCCAGAGCCTTGAGGGCTTCTTTTGCCATTTCGATTGTCTTTTGCTCAATCCGGATGTGGTTTTCGACCTCGGTCCAGACTTTGTCGAGATCCTCCGGAGTGATAGAGACCGGCTTTTCGGCCAGGGCGTTGACGATGAATTCCTGTACGCGATGATGCATCTGGGAATCATGCTGAATGATTTCCATTATCATACGGATAAGCGGATTGTCTGTCTTTTCGATAATCTGGCCTGTGGATGACACGGCGGAATCTTCGATCGCCTGCCAGCGCTTCATATTCTCAATTATCTGATCCTGGATTTCCTTGGTGGACATGGGGTTTCCTCCTCTTAGAATATTGTCTCTGTCGTTTGCATTCAATATTTGTCATTGATTTCATTAGTGCACGAAATGTTTTTTGAGATTATATCATAAAACTCCTTTTAAGTCAAGCGATTAAAAGCAACCTGATTACTCCATTTAGTTGCTGTATAGAACAGAGATAATCAGCCTTATGTTCAGGAAGATTCAACAATCTTCTGGATTTTCCGTTACCTGTTTGTTATAGTTGTAGGTGAAAAAAGATAACTGCGGGAGGACAACGGTGAATAAGCCGAAGATATCATCTCTGGAGCCGAAACAGCTTAAACTCGGGCCGAAAAGCTACTGGTGGTGTGCCTGCGGTCACTCCAGCCAGCAGCCGTTTTGTGACGGCACCCATAACTCTGAGGCCGACGGCATCACCCCGGTGAAATTCGATATCATCGAGGAAAAAGAAGTCTGGCTGTGCATGTGTAAACATACGGGCAACCCGCCCTATTGCGACGGGATGCACTGTAAATTGGAAGAATACAAGGACAAGTAACAAGTTCAATCAGCTTTTTAGCCGCATCCATTTCAATAATTATCTCTCCCTCGATCACGGCCAGGACTGATGACTGTAAGCTTTGCTCGCATTTCTCATGCCCTGAAAGTGCCTGCAGGATGATTTTCTCAGAAGAAGTGTTGACCTCAGCGATAAATATGTTATAGTAAGTGCATGCGGCTTATCTGGCTGACAGATATACACCTGGATCATCTCAAAGACGACGATGCACAGTCGTTTTGTCAGCGGGTCAATGATTCCGGTCCCGATAATCTCCTCCTGACCGGCGATATATCCAACGGTGAAAAAATCGAAAAACATCTCAAGATGATCAAAAAGCAGATCTCATGCCCGGTATATTTCGTTCTCGGCAACCATGATTTCTACAAATCATCAATTTCCGAGGTCAATAAGCTGGTCGAAAAGATCACTTCCAAATCCAAACAACTGATCTGGATGGATAAATCCCGGGCCGTCAAGCTGAGCGATACAATTGCCCTGGTGGGGCACAGCGGTTTCAACGACGGGCGCAACGGCGATTACGAAAATTCCGAATATGAGCCGGCGGATTTTTACGAAATCGAGGAATTCAAGGATATCAGTGAGGAAGAGCGGCTTGAATTGATGAAAAAACTTGCCGATGAATCTGCTGATCATATCAGGAAAGTCCTTCCCGAGGCCTGTAAGACTGCTCCGGAAGTAATCATGCTTACCCATGTTCCGCCTTACAGCGAGGCCTGCTGGTTCGAAAGCGAAGTTACCGACAAAAACCATCAGCCGTTTTTCTCGAGTAAAGCTATGGGGGAAGCGATCGACGAAGTTATGGCTGACTTCCCCAAAACCGGTCTGACTGTATACTGTGGTCACACACATCATTCGGGCGAGGCCCGTATCGCTGACAATATCAAGGTCTATACCGGCGCGGCCACCTACGGCTTTCCCGTTGCCCAGAGAACGTTTTACATCTCCTGATAGATCAACTTTCTCTCTCTATGTATATCTGAAGCTGAACCTTTATTAAAATTCCATCTGTTAAAACACCACCACTTTAATCTAAAATACTGAAGCCTTTGCCGCTCAACTATCTCGGTTAATATCCGATAATTATTATGCGATATCCGGGGTGATGTTCACCATTTCAAGAGGGCAGAAAAATGCACAAAGCAACTCTGGTAATTACAACAATCATCTTAATCGGGGCGGTTTTATTTCTCAATCAATCCGAGAATCGTGGCGCGACACCTTCCGATGCGCTCAATACTTGTATCAGTGCTGTCAAAACCGGCGATATGAAAACCTTTTCGGAGTACACTATCGACGGTGACAGGTTCTGGTCTGAGTGGAAAGCGGCCACTGAAAATGAACGGGAGCTGGTGAGGAGCATGTTGCCTCAATTGATGGGTGAAATCTGTTTTTTCGATTATGAGGTCACCAAACAGGAAGTATCAGGCGACAGCGCAACATTGTGGGTAGAAATTGAAGGCCGAACCGACCTTGATGATCCAGAAAAGGTAATAATGAAAAGAGAGGGAAATCGCTGGAAAATCGAAATCGCTGAAACCTACAGATAGTCTTCAACAACCATAAAAAAACAGCCTGCCCGCAAGCAGACTGTCAGGAAGGGATGATAGGCTCTTTGTAAGAGCGCGGTATATATCTGAATACACCGCATTAATACTAATGTAACATCAGCAATTTTGCAAGCGGAATCAGCCTGAAATCACCGTCCTTATCTTCCTAATTTTTAGACATCACATAGTCATGAATCGCCCGTGCGGCGGTCTTTCCCGCTCCCGCGGCCAAAATCACGGTTGCTCCTCCGGTGACGATATCACCACCGGCATAAACAGCATCGCGCGAGGTCAGCATGGTGTCTTCTTTGGCGATGATATTTCCCCACTTGTTGGTCTCCAGGCCGGGAGTGGTCTGAGGAATCAACGGATTGGAGGAGTTGCCGATTGCGACCACGACAGTATCGACCGGGATCTCGTAATTAGAGCCCTCGATCGGGATCGGCCGACGGCGTCCTGAAGCGTCCGGCTCACCCAGTTCCATCTTCAGGCACTCCATAGCCTTGACCCAGTTGTTCTCATCACCGATGAACCTGATCGGCGTGGTCAGAAACTGAAACTCCACACCTTCCTGTTCGGCATGATGGATCTCTTCGATACGGGCCGGCATCTCCTTGCGGGAGCGCCGATAGATGATATAACCGTTATCGGCTCCCAGGCGCAGGGCGGTTCTGACAGCATCCATAGCGGTATTTCCACCACCCAGAACAGCTACGTTTTTACCGGAGGCGACCGGTGTCGGCGCTTTCGGGAAATCAAAGGCGCGCATCAGGTTGTTTCGAGTCAGGTACTCATTGGCGGAATATACGCCACCGAGATTCTCGCCCGGGATGCGCATGAAGTTCGGCAGTCCGGCTCCGGTGCCGATAAAGACTGCGTCGAAACCATCCACTTCGAACAGCTCGTCGATTGATTTGAGTTTGCCGATTACATGGGAAGTCTTGACTTCCACACCCATCAGGCTCAGGTAGTCGACTTCAGCCTGGACTATCTCTTTTGGCAAGCGAAATTCGGGGATACCATAGACCAGCACACCTCCGGCGCGATGAAGCGCTTCGAAGATAGTGACTTTATGGCCCAATTTTGCCAAATCACCGGCGACTGTCAATCCGGCCGGTCCGGAACCGACGATGGCGATTTTTTTACCGGTCGAGGCTTTGATCTCGGGTACCTTGATCTGGCCCTTGTCGCGTTCGTAATCCGCCACGAATCTTTCCAGGTGACCGATTGCTACCGGATCACCTTTTTTCCCGGTGATACAGACTTCCTCGCATTGTTCTTCCTGCGGACAGACACGACCACAGACGGCGGGTAGGGAGTTGGTTTCCTTAATTTTACGGGCCGCTTCCACGAATTTACCCTGTGTTACCAGGTCGATAAAAGCTGGAATATCGACTTCCACCGGGCATCCGGCAATACAGGGAGCCTTCTTGCAATCCAGGCAGCGCTGGGCTTCTTTTATGGCCAGCTCTTCGGTCAGGCCAAAAGGAACTTCGTTGAAATTTCTGACACGGTCTTCCGGTTTCTGTTCGGGCATCCTAACCCGCGGAATTTTGCGCCGGTCTTTTTTGGCAACTTTTCCAATCTGGCCCGGCTCTACATACTGTATATCATCTTTTTTAGTTTCCGCCACCTTGTTCTACCTCCAGTAGCTGTCTATGACATAGGTTATTTTTTCAGTCCGATTCTGCAATGTTCAAGATAGTCGTCGTAGGCCTTTTTCTCCTGTGGCAGGTACATCCGCTGTCTCTGGGTCAATTCGTCGAAATCGACTTTATGGCCGTCGAAATCCGGACCATCGACACAGGCAAACTTGGTTTCACCGCCGATAGTAACACGACACCCCCCGCACATACCGGTACCGTCGACCATGATTGGATTGAGGGAGACCCAGGTCTCGATATCATACTTTTCAGTCAACTTGGAGACGTTTTTCATCATGATCACCGGCCCGATCGCCATCACAAAGTCGATCTTCTCACCATCATCGATCAGCTTCTGCAAGGCATCGGTGACAAATCCCTTCATGCCGTAACTGCCGTCGTCAGTCGTTACGACAAGATCATCGGTCGCTTCCTTGAGCAAATCCTCCAGGATGACCAGGTCCTTGTTGCGAGCTCCGATAATACCGATTACCTTGTTGCCTTCGGCCTTGAGCGCGCGGGCGATCGGGTTAATGGGAGGGATTCCCACACCGCCACCGATTACCACGCAGGTACCGTATTTGTTTACATGCGTCGGTACACCCAGGGGGCCGACCACATCCTGGAATTTTTCTCCGACTTCCATGCGGACGATCTCCGCGGTCGACATACCGACCTCCATCACCACCACGGTCAAAAGCCCTTTCTCGCGCTCGAGATGGCCGATCGACATCGGAATTCGTTCGGAATGGTCGTAAGCGCGCAGGATGATGA
This window encodes:
- a CDS encoding MBL fold metallo-hydrolase, which produces MKPVEIKPDIFWVGAVDWGLRDFHGYSTEKGTTFNAYLIKDDKTVLFDTVKSDFAGDLVANIKAVTEPDKIDYIVVNHAEMDHSGSLPQIIELVKPEKILCTEKCKESLISQFHNDSWPIETIKEGDTLDLGSRSVKFFDSKMLHWPESMVSYIEKDKLLISNDIFGQHYASSLRFDDQAEQGELLFQTAKYYANIFLPFSNIAQKFLAKLKENQLDIDMLAVDHGFIWRSDLDYVFDAYDRWSRHETVEKAVIIYGTMWGSTHQMARAIARGIASEDVKVDLYDLKINHRSDIITDALEARAVILGSPVMNNNIVPAMGDMLTYAKGLKLRGKIGAAFGSFGWSPKGVKMLNEAMEEMRWEIGHEGLSMQYVPDGSAVGECMEFGAEIAKKIKS
- the gltA gene encoding NADPH-dependent glutamate synthase, encoding MPEQKPEDRVRNFNEVPFGLTEELAIKEAQRCLDCKKAPCIAGCPVEVDIPAFIDLVTQGKFVEAARKIKETNSLPAVCGRVCPQEEQCEEVCITGKKGDPVAIGHLERFVADYERDKGQIKVPEIKASTGKKIAIVGSGPAGLTVAGDLAKLGHKVTIFEALHRAGGVLVYGIPEFRLPKEIVQAEVDYLSLMGVEVKTSHVIGKLKSIDELFEVDGFDAVFIGTGAGLPNFMRIPGENLGGVYSANEYLTRNNLMRAFDFPKAPTPVASGKNVAVLGGGNTAMDAVRTALRLGADNGYIIYRRSRKEMPARIEEIHHAEQEGVEFQFLTTPIRFIGDENNWVKAMECLKMELGEPDASGRRRPIPIEGSNYEIPVDTVVVAIGNSSNPLIPQTTPGLETNKWGNIIAKEDTMLTSRDAVYAGGDIVTGGATVILAAGAGKTAARAIHDYVMSKN
- a CDS encoding ferritin, which translates into the protein MLSDKMRDALNEQINAEMYSAYMYLSMATYLEDNNYTGMSSWMKAQAQEEMFHAMKFYGFINDRRARVTLKQIDAPPTEWESPLAVFKDAFAHEQKVTGLIHKLVDMAEDEKDHATRSFLQWFVDEQVEEESSTDEIVQKLTMVGDKVQGLYIIDRELGGRKGGGEGE
- a CDS encoding DUF4878 domain-containing protein; this encodes MHKATLVITTIILIGAVLFLNQSENRGATPSDALNTCISAVKTGDMKTFSEYTIDGDRFWSEWKAATENERELVRSMLPQLMGEICFFDYEVTKQEVSGDSATLWVEIEGRTDLDDPEKVIMKREGNRWKIEIAETYR
- a CDS encoding CDGSH iron-sulfur domain-containing protein, with protein sequence MNKPKISSLEPKQLKLGPKSYWWCACGHSSQQPFCDGTHNSEADGITPVKFDIIEEKEVWLCMCKHTGNPPYCDGMHCKLEEYKDK
- a CDS encoding sulfide/dihydroorotate dehydrogenase-like FAD/NAD-binding protein, yielding MENNEIAYKEELCPKITMFKIYVPELVKKANAGQFIILRAYDHSERIPMSIGHLEREKGLLTVVVMEVGMSTAEIVRMEVGEKFQDVVGPLGVPTHVNKYGTCVVIGGGVGIPPINPIARALKAEGNKVIGIIGARNKDLVILEDLLKEATDDLVVTTDDGSYGMKGFVTDALQKLIDDGEKIDFVMAIGPVIMMKNVSKLTEKYDIETWVSLNPIMVDGTGMCGGCRVTIGGETKFACVDGPDFDGHKVDFDELTQRQRMYLPQEKKAYDDYLEHCRIGLKK
- a CDS encoding transcriptional regulator, translated to MMTSPVKRVAEVFAEVDDPGLMEKLFSEIFTPAEIQDVALRWRLMEMLYEGVSQRQIASELGISLCKITRGSKVLKKRSSVSKRILNQNRGEDHAGKKTSKGSTG
- a CDS encoding rubredoxin — translated: MKKYACDYCDYVYDPAIGDPENDIPPGTAFEDLPEDWVCPDCNMPKEDFTPIDD
- a CDS encoding rubrerythrin; this encodes MQFNSVDEILDFAIGEEEKAHDFYVELSEKVDKPHVKDMFSGFAKEELGHKAKLMAAKEGKALHKSEQKILDLKIGDHLEEVELTTNIDFQDALILAMKAEKNAFRLYSSLAEQADDVAVRETLKMLAQEEAKHKLRFEMEYDDLVFTEN